Proteins from a genomic interval of Halorussus rarus:
- a CDS encoding GNAT family N-acetyltransferase, with protein MFPDEIETGRLRLVRLCRENVPTAELYRHMREGAPNMDAVSEYAMWEPHETPRDTRDYLVDIERQWDDREQATYAVVPREGSEESKEDTQESAGEAGELAGTTNLDFDWERRSAELGIWLRKAFWGRGYSGERAAALMEVAFDRLDLEVVAVTHQTGNEQSRRAIEKYISRFGGQHDSVLRNFAATDDGVVDLHRYTVSREQYRAATGDGADGGA; from the coding sequence GTGTTTCCCGACGAGATCGAGACCGGGCGACTGCGACTCGTTCGGCTCTGCCGGGAGAATGTCCCGACGGCGGAGCTCTACCGCCACATGCGCGAGGGGGCGCCGAACATGGACGCGGTCAGCGAGTACGCCATGTGGGAGCCCCACGAGACGCCGAGAGACACCCGCGACTACCTCGTCGACATCGAGCGCCAGTGGGACGACCGCGAGCAGGCCACCTACGCTGTCGTTCCGCGGGAAGGTAGTGAGGAGTCCAAGGAAGACACCCAGGAGTCCGCCGGGGAGGCGGGCGAACTCGCGGGCACGACCAACCTCGACTTCGACTGGGAGCGGCGCTCGGCAGAACTGGGAATCTGGCTCCGGAAGGCGTTCTGGGGCCGGGGGTACTCCGGGGAGCGCGCCGCGGCCCTGATGGAGGTGGCGTTCGACCGCCTCGACCTCGAAGTGGTGGCCGTCACCCACCAGACGGGCAACGAGCAGTCCCGGCGGGCCATCGAGAAGTACATCTCACGCTTCGGCGGGCAGCACGACAGTGTGCTCCGCAACTTCGCGGCGACCGACGACGGGGTGGTGGACCTCCACCGCTACACCGTCTCGCGGGAGCAGTACCGGGCCGCGACCGGGGACGGGGCAGACGGCGGCGCGTAG